A region from the Pseudonocardia petroleophila genome encodes:
- the rpmA gene encoding 50S ribosomal protein L27, giving the protein MAHKKGASSSRNGRDSNAQYLGVKRFGGQVVKAGEILIRQRGTKFHPGIDVGRGGDDTLFALAEGAVEFGYRRGRKVINIVPVSV; this is encoded by the coding sequence ATGGCTCACAAGAAGGGTGCGTCCAGCTCCCGCAACGGGCGCGACTCGAACGCCCAGTACCTCGGCGTCAAGCGGTTCGGCGGCCAGGTCGTCAAGGCGGGCGAGATCCTCATCCGCCAGCGCGGCACCAAGTTCCACCCCGGCATCGACGTGGGCCGGGGCGGCGACGACACGCTGTTCGCGCTCGCCGAGGGCGCCGTCGAGTTCGGCTACCGCCGCGGCCGCAAGGTCATCAACATCGTGCCGGTCTCGGTCTGA
- the obgE gene encoding GTPase ObgE: protein MMSRFVDRVVLHATAGAGGNGCASVHREKFKPLGGPDGGNGGRGGSIVLVVDPGVHTLLDFHHRPHALGRNGKQGQGGFKMGANAEDIELLVPDGTVVFSPDGEIVADLTGPGTRFVAAEGGRGGLGNAALSSNARKAPGFALLGEPGEQRDLVLELRSMADVGLVGFPSAGKSSLVAALSAARPKIADYPFTTLVPQLGVVTAGAEVFTVADVPGLIPGASQGRGLGLDFLRHIERCSVLVHVVDCATFEPGRDPAADIEALEAELAQYTPALGGELADRPRLIALNKIDVPDAADMAEIVAADLKERFGWRVLAISTATHAGLRELTFAMAEEVAAYRAAQPVVEATRIVLRPTAVDDSGFTIEPDPEIEGGFLVLGARPERWIRQTSFDNDEAVGYLADRLARLGVEDALARAGAHRGSPVTIGDVTFDWEPSTPAGVAVLMSGRGTDRRLETDDRIPASERKVARNARRLHRTDEELAQERAEAEAADELDRLAAAAREDAWEEGVWDDAALDPAAPRPRSPRPRCPRPRCAVSGSAARARKGVLRPPLPRTTRRER from the coding sequence CTGATGTCGAGGTTCGTGGACCGCGTGGTGCTGCACGCCACGGCGGGGGCGGGCGGCAACGGCTGCGCCTCGGTGCACCGCGAGAAGTTCAAGCCGCTGGGCGGCCCGGACGGCGGTAACGGGGGGCGCGGCGGATCGATCGTGCTCGTCGTCGACCCCGGGGTGCACACCCTGCTCGACTTCCACCACCGCCCGCACGCGCTCGGCCGCAACGGCAAGCAGGGCCAGGGCGGGTTCAAGATGGGCGCCAACGCCGAGGACATCGAGCTCCTCGTGCCCGACGGCACCGTCGTGTTCTCCCCGGACGGCGAGATCGTCGCCGACCTCACCGGCCCGGGCACGCGGTTCGTCGCGGCCGAGGGAGGCCGGGGCGGGCTGGGCAACGCCGCGCTGTCGTCCAACGCGCGCAAGGCGCCCGGCTTCGCCCTGCTCGGGGAGCCCGGCGAGCAGCGCGACCTCGTGCTCGAGCTGCGCTCGATGGCCGACGTCGGCCTGGTCGGCTTCCCGTCGGCGGGCAAGTCGTCGCTGGTCGCGGCCCTGTCGGCGGCCCGGCCCAAGATCGCCGACTACCCGTTCACCACGCTGGTGCCGCAGCTCGGCGTCGTCACGGCGGGGGCCGAGGTCTTCACCGTCGCCGACGTGCCCGGCCTCATCCCGGGCGCCTCGCAGGGCCGCGGCCTGGGCCTGGACTTCCTGCGCCACATCGAGCGCTGCTCGGTGCTCGTGCACGTCGTCGACTGCGCCACGTTCGAGCCCGGCCGCGACCCGGCCGCCGACATCGAGGCCCTCGAGGCCGAGCTCGCGCAGTACACGCCCGCGCTCGGCGGCGAGCTGGCCGACCGGCCGCGGCTGATCGCGCTCAACAAGATCGACGTCCCGGACGCGGCCGACATGGCCGAGATCGTGGCCGCCGACCTGAAGGAGCGCTTCGGCTGGCGCGTCCTGGCGATCTCGACGGCCACGCACGCCGGCCTGCGCGAGCTGACGTTCGCGATGGCCGAGGAGGTCGCGGCCTACCGCGCAGCGCAGCCCGTCGTCGAGGCCACCCGGATCGTGCTGCGGCCCACCGCCGTCGACGACTCCGGCTTCACGATCGAGCCCGACCCGGAGATCGAGGGCGGGTTCCTCGTGCTCGGGGCCCGGCCGGAGCGCTGGATCCGCCAGACGTCCTTCGACAACGACGAGGCCGTCGGCTACCTCGCCGACCGCCTCGCCCGCCTCGGCGTCGAGGACGCGCTGGCCCGGGCCGGCGCGCACCGGGGGTCTCCGGTCACGATCGGCGACGTCACGTTCGACTGGGAGCCCAGCACGCCTGCCGGTGTCGCGGTGCTCATGTCCGGGCGCGGCACCGACCGCCGACTGGAGACCGACGACCGGATCCCCGCCTCGGAGCGGAAGGTGGCCCGCAACGCGCGCCGCCTGCACCGCACCGACGAGGAGCTGGCCCAGGAGCGCGCCGAGGCGGAGGCGGCCGACGAGCTCGACCGCCTCGCCGCCGCGGCGCGGGAGGACGCGTGGGAGGAGGGGGTCTGGGACGACGCCGCCCTTGATCCCGCAGCCCCCCGACCCCGCAGCCCCCGACCCCGCTGCCCCCGACCACGCTGCGCGGTGAGCGGCTCCGCCGCCCGTGCGCGGAAAGGCGTGCTCCGGCCGCCTCTTCCGCGCACGACCCGGAGGGAACGGTGA
- the proB gene encoding glutamate 5-kinase — protein sequence MSGAREALGAARRVVVKVGSSSLTSLSGGLDPARLDSLVDALAARRATGSQVVLVSSGAIAAGLAPLGLTKRPRDLATQQAAAAVGQLLLAQAYGASFARHGRAIGQVLLTADDMIRRAHYRNAQRTLERLLGLDVLPVVNENDTVATDEIRVGDNDRLAALVAHLIGADALVLLSDVDGLYDGDPRRPGSVLVPEVGAPDELGAVRIAAPGQGSLGRGGMATKITAAAMASASGIPVLLAAAEDVADALDPAGPKVGTAFRPSGRRMSARRFWLLHAADVRGRLDLDEGAVAAVIGRRRSLLAAGIHGISGDFVAGDVVDLVGPDGAVVARGVVGFDAAELPALIGRRSRDLPAELRREVVHADDLVPV from the coding sequence GTGAGCGGGGCCCGTGAGGCGCTCGGCGCGGCGCGGCGGGTCGTCGTCAAGGTCGGGTCGTCGTCGCTCACCTCGCTGTCCGGCGGGCTCGACCCGGCCCGGCTCGACTCCCTGGTCGACGCCCTCGCCGCGCGCCGGGCGACCGGCAGCCAGGTCGTGCTGGTGTCCTCGGGCGCGATCGCGGCGGGCCTCGCGCCGCTGGGGCTGACGAAGCGCCCGCGCGACCTCGCCACCCAGCAGGCCGCGGCCGCGGTCGGCCAGCTGCTGCTCGCGCAGGCCTACGGCGCCTCGTTCGCCCGGCACGGGCGGGCGATCGGGCAGGTGCTGCTCACCGCCGACGACATGATCCGCCGCGCCCACTACCGCAACGCCCAGCGCACGCTGGAACGGCTGCTCGGCCTCGACGTGCTCCCGGTGGTGAACGAGAACGACACCGTCGCCACCGACGAGATCCGCGTCGGCGACAACGACCGGCTCGCCGCGCTGGTCGCGCACCTCATCGGCGCCGACGCGCTCGTGCTCCTGTCCGACGTCGACGGCCTCTACGACGGCGACCCCCGCCGCCCGGGCTCCGTCCTCGTCCCCGAGGTCGGTGCGCCCGACGAGCTGGGAGCGGTCCGGATCGCGGCGCCCGGGCAGGGCAGCCTGGGGCGCGGCGGGATGGCCACGAAGATCACGGCGGCGGCGATGGCGTCGGCGTCGGGGATCCCGGTGCTGCTCGCGGCGGCCGAGGACGTCGCCGACGCACTGGACCCGGCCGGGCCGAAGGTGGGCACCGCGTTCCGGCCGTCCGGGCGGCGGATGTCGGCGCGCCGGTTCTGGCTGCTCCACGCCGCCGACGTGCGCGGGCGCCTGGACCTCGACGAGGGCGCGGTCGCCGCGGTGATCGGGCGGCGCCGCTCCCTGCTCGCCGCCGGCATCCACGGGATCTCGGGCGACTTCGTGGCCGGCGACGTCGTCGACCTCGTCGGGCCGGACGGGGCGGTCGTGGCGCGGGGGGTCGTCGGCTTCGACGCCGCGGAGCTGCCCGCCCTGATCGGCCGCCGCAGCCGCGACCTCCCCGCGGAGCTGCGCCGCGAGGTCGTGCACGCCGACGACCTCGTCCCGGTGTAA
- a CDS encoding methyltransferase domain-containing protein, which yields MSDVDRARAALVDGLVATGRIRSAAVEDAFRAVPRHLFLPDAAPATAYADDAVAVQRVGGVPTSSASQPSMVAVMLEQLDLRPGQRVLEIGAGTGWNAALTARIVGASGQVTTVDIDPHLVDSAGRHLAAAGVTGVRLRCGDGVAGEPDGAPYDRIVLTVGSDDVWPAWVAQLAPGGRLLLPLAVRGSQLSAALDLGPDGVLRSHSLRSCGFIRMRGPGAVDDRPVALPGGGALWTVPGGPGADPAAVAAALADPREAAASPVGLGPADVRDGFGLWLALTEPGAGRLLADPGGELPAGLGAGSAVPVLVTPPDAAAPGLAAAVPGPRARVPAPQPGGEPGRGPAGGEVRVFGPGGAELGRRLHRALDAWAAAGAPGGPDWALTVVPDGVPAPAAGAVTVRTPHARLLLEPQARGSSTTSGISRSVRFW from the coding sequence GTGTCCGATGTCGACCGTGCCCGCGCCGCGCTGGTCGACGGGCTCGTCGCGACCGGCCGGATCCGGTCCGCGGCCGTCGAGGACGCCTTCCGGGCCGTGCCGCGGCACCTGTTCCTCCCCGACGCCGCGCCCGCGACGGCCTACGCCGACGACGCGGTCGCGGTGCAGCGCGTCGGCGGGGTGCCGACCAGCTCGGCCTCGCAGCCGTCGATGGTGGCGGTCATGCTCGAGCAGCTGGACCTGCGGCCGGGGCAGCGGGTGCTGGAGATCGGGGCCGGTACCGGGTGGAACGCCGCGCTGACGGCGCGGATCGTCGGCGCGTCCGGGCAGGTCACGACGGTCGACATCGACCCGCACCTGGTCGACTCCGCCGGGCGGCACCTCGCCGCGGCCGGCGTCACGGGCGTGCGGCTGCGGTGCGGCGACGGCGTCGCGGGGGAGCCCGACGGGGCCCCGTACGACCGGATCGTGCTCACCGTCGGCAGCGACGACGTGTGGCCGGCGTGGGTCGCGCAGCTCGCACCGGGCGGGCGGCTGCTCCTGCCGCTGGCGGTGCGCGGCAGCCAGCTCTCGGCGGCCCTCGACCTCGGCCCGGACGGCGTCCTGCGCAGCCACTCCCTGCGCAGCTGCGGGTTCATCCGGATGCGCGGCCCCGGAGCCGTCGACGACCGGCCGGTGGCGCTGCCCGGCGGCGGTGCGCTGTGGACGGTCCCCGGCGGTCCCGGCGCCGACCCGGCCGCGGTCGCGGCGGCGCTGGCCGATCCCCGGGAGGCGGCCGCGTCGCCGGTCGGGCTGGGCCCCGCCGACGTCCGGGACGGGTTCGGGCTCTGGCTCGCCCTCACCGAGCCGGGGGCGGGCCGCCTGCTGGCCGATCCGGGCGGTGAGCTGCCCGCGGGTCTCGGAGCGGGGTCCGCCGTGCCGGTGCTGGTGACCCCGCCGGATGCGGCCGCACCGGGTCTCGCGGCCGCCGTCCCCGGTCCCCGGGCGCGGGTGCCGGCCCCGCAGCCCGGGGGCGAGCCGGGGCGGGGACCGGCGGGCGGCGAGGTGCGGGTGTTCGGGCCCGGGGGCGCCGAGCTCGGCCGCCGGCTGCACCGCGCGCTGGACGCGTGGGCCGCGGCCGGGGCGCCCGGCGGGCCGGACTGGGCGCTGACGGTCGTCCCCGACGGCGTCCCGGCGCCGGCTGCGGGCGCGGTCACGGTCCGGACCCCGCACGCCCGCCTGCTGCTGGAGCCTCAGGCGCGGGGTTCGAGCACCACCAGCGGGATCTCACGGTCCGTGCGCTTCTGGTAG
- a CDS encoding nitroreductase/quinone reductase family protein has product MPADFVLKAMNTAHRALLKLSGGRVGYDAMGMPVLELTTIGRRSGQPRSVMLTAPLHEDGHPVVVASRGGDDTHPAWFLNLRDRPEVEVSIQGGPRTPMTARIVTAQERARMWPQIAGKYANYAGYQKRTDREIPLVVLEPRA; this is encoded by the coding sequence ATGCCCGCCGACTTCGTGCTCAAGGCCATGAACACCGCCCACCGAGCGCTGCTGAAGCTCAGCGGCGGACGCGTCGGCTACGACGCGATGGGCATGCCCGTGCTGGAGCTGACGACGATCGGCCGGCGCAGCGGGCAGCCGCGGTCGGTGATGCTGACGGCCCCGCTGCACGAGGACGGGCACCCGGTGGTCGTCGCCTCGCGCGGCGGCGACGACACCCACCCCGCCTGGTTCCTCAACCTGCGCGACCGCCCGGAGGTCGAGGTGTCGATCCAGGGCGGTCCGCGCACCCCGATGACCGCGCGGATCGTCACGGCGCAGGAGCGGGCCCGGATGTGGCCGCAGATCGCCGGGAAGTACGCCAACTACGCGGGCTACCAGAAGCGCACGGACCGTGAGATCCCGCTGGTGGTGCTCGAACCCCGCGCCTGA
- a CDS encoding acyl-CoA dehydrogenase family protein translates to MWDFETEPAFQAELDWVDAFVRDEVEPLDLVLGDPYDKSDERAWRLVRPLQAQVRERRLWACHLRPELGGQGYGQVRLALLNELLGRSRWAPSVFGCQAPDSGNAEILARYGTAEQKARYLQPLLDGEISSCYSMTEPHAGADPTLFTTRAVRDGDEWVIDGEKWFSSNARHAAFLLVMVVTDPEAGPHRSMSMFIVPAGTPGLENLRDAGIGTESPEHSSHGYLRFTGVRVPAENLLGEPGEAFAIAQTRLGGGRIHHGMRTIAQMRRAFDLMTERAVSRTTRHGRLADMQSTQDKIAESWIDIEGFRLLLLRTAWLIDRHQDYRAVRKDIAAVKVAMPRVYHDVVQRAMHLHGALGISNEMPFSAMMVDAQVMATADGPTEVHRQTLARQVLRDVEPGEPLFGSGHLPTRTEAARRHLAARLEHEVAAL, encoded by the coding sequence ATGTGGGACTTCGAGACCGAGCCCGCCTTCCAGGCGGAGCTGGACTGGGTCGACGCGTTCGTCCGGGACGAGGTCGAGCCGCTCGACCTCGTGCTGGGCGACCCGTACGACAAGTCCGACGAGCGCGCGTGGCGGCTGGTCCGGCCGCTGCAGGCGCAGGTGCGCGAGCGCCGGCTGTGGGCCTGCCACCTGCGCCCGGAGCTGGGCGGGCAGGGCTACGGACAGGTGCGGCTGGCGCTGCTCAACGAGCTGCTCGGCCGCTCGCGCTGGGCGCCGTCGGTGTTCGGCTGCCAGGCCCCCGACTCCGGCAACGCCGAGATCCTCGCGCGCTACGGCACCGCCGAGCAGAAGGCCCGCTACCTGCAGCCGCTGCTCGACGGCGAGATCTCCTCCTGCTACTCGATGACAGAGCCGCACGCCGGGGCCGACCCGACGCTGTTCACCACCCGCGCGGTCCGCGACGGCGACGAGTGGGTCATCGACGGCGAGAAGTGGTTCTCCTCCAACGCCCGCCACGCCGCGTTCCTGCTGGTCATGGTCGTGACCGACCCCGAGGCCGGGCCGCACCGCAGCATGTCGATGTTCATCGTCCCGGCCGGGACGCCCGGGCTGGAGAACCTGCGCGACGCCGGGATCGGCACCGAGTCGCCCGAGCACTCCAGCCACGGCTACCTGCGCTTCACCGGCGTGCGGGTGCCCGCGGAGAACCTGCTGGGTGAGCCCGGCGAGGCGTTCGCGATCGCCCAGACCCGCCTCGGCGGCGGCCGCATCCACCACGGGATGCGCACCATCGCGCAGATGCGCCGCGCGTTCGACCTCATGACCGAGCGCGCGGTCTCGCGCACCACCCGGCACGGCCGCCTCGCCGACATGCAGTCCACCCAGGACAAGATCGCGGAGAGCTGGATCGACATCGAGGGGTTCCGGCTCCTGCTGCTGCGCACGGCCTGGCTGATCGACCGCCACCAGGACTACCGGGCCGTCCGCAAGGACATCGCGGCGGTCAAGGTCGCGATGCCGCGCGTCTACCACGACGTCGTGCAGCGGGCGATGCACCTGCACGGCGCGCTGGGGATCTCCAACGAGATGCCGTTCTCGGCGATGATGGTCGACGCCCAGGTCATGGCCACCGCCGACGGCCCGACCGAGGTGCACCGGCAGACGCTCGCCCGTCAGGTGCTCCGCGACGTCGAGCCCGGGGAGCCGCTGTTCGGGTCGGGGCACCTGCCCACCCGCACCGAGGCCGCCCGCCGCCACCTCGCCGCGCGCCTGGAGCACGAGGTGGCGGCGCTGTAG
- a CDS encoding PucR family transcriptional regulator gives MPSPLAPDHADPVVGGAACASLAFLLDSARDRLRLARCALHVVGPDGGLRPVAASPGAGDPAPGSPLVDAVLRSARPARGAAAALALPLLVDGELRGVLELEPAGPGPVDEAVAGQVVALAEAALGRPRPVRTAPDRPSRCRLSRAVLAGAEIDEVVAELAELLARPVALLGPDLRVRTWAAPPALRLTDAPALAPAALDAPAVRAALDALGPDRPSVVLLPRPPLVRRHLVAVLLAEGRVAGYLDVIEMGRALGPAETPLAEHAAALLSLQLLGETRRIRASAQAHDDVLADLLLGARSVDDLRRLTTHVGLDLQRPHLVVRLPVAPDRSAGACRAAVVAALGPLLDDPPPAHAGPDDVVVLVRLPADPGPPALRGVHAGLRAALDAVARHTGVRRAVVSGVCHDVGDYPPALAETREVDRIVDALGGRADVVAVTELSTLRLVVNGDRTDVALRFAEQCLGPLRRSDDAGGGGLVETLRSYLDCGAQVRATAAALGVHENTVRYRLGRIEHVTGMDVRRFDTLLAAQLAFQVEGLVGGVETSTTATRDPVVPRGYRS, from the coding sequence ATGCCGAGCCCACTCGCCCCGGACCACGCCGATCCCGTCGTCGGCGGGGCGGCCTGCGCGTCGCTGGCCTTCCTCCTCGACTCGGCGCGCGACCGGCTGCGGCTGGCCCGCTGCGCGCTGCACGTCGTCGGCCCCGACGGCGGGCTCCGCCCGGTCGCGGCCTCGCCCGGCGCCGGCGACCCCGCACCCGGGTCCCCGCTGGTCGACGCGGTGCTGCGCAGCGCCCGCCCGGCGCGCGGCGCCGCCGCGGCGCTCGCCCTCCCGCTGCTGGTCGACGGCGAGCTGCGGGGGGTCCTCGAGCTGGAGCCCGCCGGTCCGGGTCCGGTCGACGAGGCGGTGGCGGGCCAGGTCGTCGCCCTGGCCGAGGCGGCACTCGGCCGGCCCCGGCCCGTCCGCACCGCCCCCGACCGCCCGTCGCGGTGCCGGCTGTCCCGGGCGGTGCTCGCCGGGGCGGAGATCGACGAGGTCGTCGCCGAGCTGGCCGAGCTGCTCGCCCGGCCCGTCGCCCTGCTCGGTCCGGACCTGCGCGTGCGGACCTGGGCCGCGCCTCCCGCGCTGCGGCTGACCGACGCCCCCGCCCTCGCCCCGGCCGCGCTCGACGCCCCCGCCGTCCGGGCCGCCCTGGACGCGCTCGGCCCCGACCGTCCGTCGGTGGTGCTGCTCCCCCGCCCCCCGCTGGTGCGCCGCCACCTCGTCGCGGTGCTGCTGGCCGAGGGGCGCGTGGCGGGCTACCTCGACGTGATCGAGATGGGCCGCGCGCTCGGCCCGGCCGAGACCCCGCTCGCCGAGCACGCCGCCGCGCTGCTGTCGTTGCAGCTGCTCGGCGAGACCCGCCGGATCCGGGCCTCGGCCCAGGCGCACGACGACGTGCTCGCCGATCTCCTGCTCGGCGCCCGCAGCGTCGACGACCTGCGCCGCCTCACCACCCACGTGGGCCTGGACCTGCAGCGGCCGCACCTCGTCGTGCGGCTGCCGGTGGCACCCGACCGGTCCGCCGGGGCCTGCCGCGCCGCCGTCGTCGCCGCGCTCGGACCCCTGCTCGACGACCCCCCGCCCGCGCACGCCGGGCCCGACGACGTCGTCGTGCTGGTCCGGCTGCCCGCCGATCCCGGCCCGCCCGCGCTGCGCGGGGTGCACGCCGGTCTGCGCGCCGCCCTCGACGCGGTGGCCCGGCACACGGGCGTCCGGCGGGCCGTCGTCTCGGGGGTGTGCCACGACGTCGGCGACTACCCGCCCGCGCTGGCCGAGACCCGGGAGGTCGACCGGATCGTCGACGCGCTGGGCGGGCGCGCCGACGTCGTCGCGGTCACCGAGCTGTCGACCCTGCGGCTGGTGGTCAACGGCGACCGCACCGACGTCGCGCTGCGGTTCGCCGAGCAGTGCCTCGGCCCGCTGCGCCGCAGCGACGACGCGGGGGGCGGCGGCCTCGTCGAGACCCTGCGCAGCTACCTGGACTGCGGCGCGCAGGTCCGCGCGACGGCCGCGGCGCTGGGCGTGCACGAGAACACCGTCCGCTACCGGCTCGGCCGCATCGAGCACGTCACCGGGATGGACGTCCGCCGCTTCGACACCCTGCTCGCGGCGCAGCTCGCGTTCCAGGTGGAGGGGCTCGTCGGCGGTGTGGAGACCTCGACAACCGCGACCCGCGACCCGGTTGTCCCCCGCGGGTACCGCTCCTAG
- a CDS encoding LLM class flavin-dependent oxidoreductase, which produces MDVGVLLVFQNWHENLSDGEMFRQETELGVLAEEYGFDSVWAAEHHFDDYSMCPDNLQLMSYLAARTSRIKLGTGAVILPWNNPLRVVEKVTMLDILSNGRTLFGMGRGLAKMEYEGFGVDMNTSRGRFDEAAELIIRGLENGYVENDGPIYVQPRVDVRPGPEPGTQWADRIYGVAMSPDSVPAVAKVGARMMTFMQYPAEMHVPAIERYREVYRETHHREPGPVLTQDFIYCHEDSDVAEQTAREYLSRYFLSVIKHYDFAGSHWRETKGYEAYQSGADMIREAGMEAAGAGYADTQIWGTPEQIVEKYRERVALFGDHQPNVAPSFAGLPFDKVRASMKLFAEKVVPELHKMGVKTAVPA; this is translated from the coding sequence ATGGACGTCGGTGTACTGCTGGTCTTCCAGAACTGGCACGAGAACCTCAGCGACGGCGAGATGTTCCGTCAGGAGACCGAGCTCGGGGTGCTGGCCGAGGAGTACGGCTTCGACTCCGTCTGGGCCGCCGAGCACCACTTCGACGACTACTCGATGTGCCCGGACAACCTGCAGCTCATGAGCTACCTCGCGGCGCGGACCAGCCGCATCAAGCTCGGCACCGGCGCGGTGATCCTGCCGTGGAACAACCCGCTGCGGGTCGTCGAGAAGGTCACGATGCTCGACATCCTGTCGAACGGCCGCACGCTGTTCGGGATGGGCCGCGGCCTCGCGAAGATGGAGTACGAGGGCTTCGGCGTCGACATGAACACCTCGCGCGGCCGGTTCGACGAGGCCGCCGAGCTGATCATCCGCGGCCTGGAGAACGGCTACGTCGAGAACGACGGCCCGATCTACGTGCAGCCGCGCGTCGACGTCCGCCCCGGACCGGAGCCCGGCACGCAGTGGGCCGACCGGATCTACGGCGTCGCGATGTCGCCGGACTCGGTGCCCGCGGTCGCGAAGGTCGGCGCCCGGATGATGACGTTCATGCAGTACCCGGCCGAGATGCACGTGCCGGCGATCGAGCGCTACCGCGAGGTGTACCGCGAGACCCACCACCGCGAGCCGGGCCCGGTCCTCACGCAGGACTTCATCTACTGCCACGAGGACTCCGACGTCGCCGAGCAGACGGCGCGGGAGTACCTGAGCCGCTACTTCCTCTCGGTCATCAAGCACTACGACTTCGCGGGCTCGCACTGGCGCGAGACCAAGGGGTACGAGGCCTACCAGTCCGGCGCCGACATGATCCGCGAGGCCGGGATGGAGGCGGCGGGCGCGGGGTACGCCGACACGCAGATCTGGGGCACCCCCGAGCAGATCGTCGAGAAGTACCGCGAGCGCGTCGCGCTGTTCGGCGACCACCAGCCCAACGTGGCGCCGTCGTTCGCCGGGCTGCCGTTCGACAAGGTCCGGGCGAGCATGAAGCTGTTCGCCGAGAAGGTCGTCCCGGAGCTGCACAAGATGGGCGTGAAGACCGCCGTCCCGGCCTGA
- a CDS encoding TetR/AcrR family transcriptional regulator has translation MTAAEQREVPPVRRGARRAELVALASRLFRERGYHGVGMRTLAEAADMQAASLYHHFRNKEELLLEAIFVVDRDLIEDQLPILDGPGTHRARLARLVRAHVRHIAANRDAWWVASRELRALSPEKLDTVQVYRRRYQHRIAEHLADGVRAGEFDCPDPRLGTLAILDMLNGLNEWYDPAGRLTIGEIADRYAELIIRQLGP, from the coding sequence ATGACGGCCGCCGAGCAGCGGGAGGTGCCGCCGGTCCGCCGCGGCGCCCGGCGGGCCGAGCTCGTGGCGCTGGCCAGCCGCCTGTTCCGCGAGCGCGGGTACCACGGCGTGGGCATGCGGACGCTCGCCGAGGCCGCCGACATGCAGGCCGCCTCGCTCTACCACCACTTCCGCAACAAGGAGGAGCTGCTCCTCGAGGCGATCTTCGTCGTCGACCGCGACCTCATCGAGGACCAGCTCCCGATCCTCGACGGGCCCGGCACGCACCGCGCACGCCTGGCCCGCCTCGTCCGCGCGCACGTCCGGCACATCGCGGCGAACCGCGACGCCTGGTGGGTCGCCTCGCGCGAGCTGCGGGCGCTGTCGCCGGAGAAGCTCGACACCGTGCAGGTCTACCGCCGCCGCTACCAGCACCGCATCGCCGAGCACCTCGCCGACGGGGTGCGCGCGGGCGAGTTCGACTGCCCGGACCCGCGCCTGGGGACGCTCGCGATCCTCGACATGCTCAACGGGCTGAACGAGTGGTACGACCCCGCCGGCCGGTTGACGATCGGGGAGATCGCCGACCGCTACGCCGAGCTGATCATCCGCCAGCTCGGTCCCTGA
- a CDS encoding SDR family oxidoreductase, whose product MARTWVVTGGSRGIGRAVVDRALAGGDRVVVLARSAAGSDRPAGRVLALAVDVADPASVAAAFEQLDGPVDVLVNSAGVHRGGLVEQVGDAAWNEVLATNLTGAFTVVRAARPLLVAGSAVVNIGAVVGLRGFAGDVAYGSAKAGLSGLTQTLAIELARDGIRVNLVVPGFVETDMTDGIPAAARERIVAGIPLGRPGRAAEIADVVWSVAGSSYMTGSTVAVDGGLLASFGAPARRVRDRAGG is encoded by the coding sequence GTGGCCCGCACCTGGGTGGTCACGGGCGGGTCCCGCGGGATCGGGCGCGCGGTCGTCGACCGCGCGCTCGCCGGGGGCGACCGGGTGGTCGTCCTCGCCCGGTCCGCCGCGGGCTCCGACCGGCCGGCCGGGCGGGTGCTGGCGCTGGCGGTCGACGTCGCGGACCCCGCGTCGGTGGCCGCGGCGTTCGAGCAGCTCGACGGCCCCGTCGACGTGCTCGTCAACTCCGCGGGCGTGCACCGCGGCGGGCTGGTCGAGCAGGTGGGCGACGCGGCGTGGAACGAGGTCCTCGCCACGAACCTGACCGGGGCGTTCACCGTGGTCCGGGCGGCGCGCCCGCTGCTGGTCGCGGGCTCGGCGGTGGTCAACATCGGCGCGGTCGTCGGGCTGCGGGGCTTCGCGGGCGACGTCGCCTACGGCTCGGCCAAGGCCGGGCTGTCCGGGCTGACGCAGACGCTCGCGATCGAGCTCGCCCGCGACGGGATCCGCGTCAACCTGGTCGTGCCGGGGTTCGTCGAGACCGACATGACCGACGGCATCCCGGCCGCGGCGCGGGAGCGGATCGTCGCGGGCATCCCGCTGGGCCGCCCCGGCCGGGCCGCGGAGATCGCCGACGTCGTGTGGTCGGTGGCCGGGTCGTCGTACATGACGGGGTCGACCGTCGCGGTCGACGGCGGGCTGCTCGCCTCGTTCGGCGCGCCGGCGCGGCGGGTCAGGGACCGAGCTGGCGGATGA